A genome region from Longimicrobium sp. includes the following:
- a CDS encoding IS110 family transposase, giving the protein MSISMIGIDTAKSIFHLHGVDARGEVQLKRKLRRDELVAFFERQPRCTVVMEACGAAHHWARVLGGLGHEVKLIASEATKPFVKRGKKNDPADAAAICAAASRPDAKFVAVKSLEQQGVLALHSVRSLLVKQETMLANAMRGLAAEFGLVVPKGMDKLEELVALVEEDEGIPEQARKAFVELRERRRATAERIEGLERRIVAHARHDDTARRLATIPGIGPITASLTAATVGDGIGGFKSARHFAAWLGLVPRQHSSGGKTRLGRITKAGNREIRTLLVLGATSMVCRAGRWNSAAGAWVRGLLERRPVRHVTVALANKMARIAWAVMARHEVYRARGGVAPAAPTA; this is encoded by the coding sequence ATGAGCATCAGCATGATCGGCATCGACACCGCCAAGTCCATCTTCCACCTCCATGGCGTCGACGCGCGGGGCGAGGTCCAACTCAAGCGCAAGCTGCGGCGCGACGAGCTGGTCGCCTTCTTCGAGCGGCAGCCGCGCTGCACCGTGGTGATGGAGGCGTGCGGTGCAGCCCATCACTGGGCTCGCGTGCTGGGCGGGCTCGGCCACGAGGTGAAGCTGATCGCGTCCGAGGCGACGAAGCCGTTCGTCAAGCGGGGCAAGAAGAACGACCCGGCGGACGCCGCGGCGATCTGCGCCGCCGCGTCCCGGCCCGACGCGAAGTTCGTCGCCGTGAAGAGCCTGGAGCAGCAGGGCGTCCTTGCCCTGCATTCGGTGCGGTCCCTGCTGGTCAAGCAAGAGACCATGCTGGCCAATGCCATGCGCGGGCTGGCAGCCGAGTTCGGCCTGGTCGTGCCGAAGGGCATGGACAAGCTCGAGGAGCTGGTGGCGCTGGTGGAGGAGGACGAGGGCATTCCGGAGCAGGCACGCAAAGCCTTCGTTGAACTGCGCGAGCGCCGTCGCGCCACGGCGGAGCGGATCGAGGGCCTGGAGCGGCGGATCGTCGCGCACGCTCGGCACGACGACACGGCTCGACGCCTGGCCACGATCCCCGGCATCGGGCCGATCACCGCCTCGCTGACCGCGGCCACGGTCGGGGACGGCATCGGGGGCTTCAAGAGCGCGCGGCATTTCGCGGCCTGGCTGGGGCTGGTGCCGCGCCAGCACTCGAGCGGCGGCAAGACCCGCCTTGGCCGGATCACCAAGGCGGGCAACCGGGAGATCCGGACGTTGCTGGTGCTCGGCGCCACCTCGATGGTGTGCCGCGCCGGGCGGTGGAACAGCGCCGCGGGGGCGTGGGTGCGGGGGCTGCTGGAGCGGCGTCCTGTTCGGCATGTGACGGTGGCCCTGGCCAACAAGATGGCGCGCATCGCCTGGGCGGTGATGGCGCGCCACGAGGTCTACCGCGCGAGGGGCGGCGTCGC